The genomic stretch CTTTGTATTGTTTCAACTCTTTTTAAGTTTACTATATAAAATTTGTGCACTTTTTTGAACTGATTTTCAGGTAATTTTCCCATTAATTCTTTTACAGAATTTTTCAGGGTATATTGCTTGTTTTTAAGATGTATTCTAAGGTTGATGTCCTCGGTTTGTATGAATTCTATCTCGTCTATTGTGATTTTAGTAAGCCATCCATTTTCTCTTATGAATAGGTTGCTTTGAATTTCACTGGTGATTGCTTTTTTATTATCCATTTCCTTTTTTTAGTAGGCTAGTATAATTATGTGTAATAGTTCAATATTCATTTTTTTTAAGTATAGGAACTGTCACTCCTTATGCGGAGGGGGGAAGATCAACATTTGCTATCAGGCAGGCTGTCACACCAAAAGGTTTAGGTGTCTCTAAATACATAGATTTTTGGTGAATCGTAAGCACATATTATTAGCTGCTTAAGGTTAACCTTGCAAAACATCTTTATTAAATTTTTTTCAAATGTCATAGCGCTTGTTCTAATATTTTGTCTGGTTTTTTAGGTGAGCGAATGTTCATAGTGTTTCGGTTCATTTTTCATTTTCCCACTATTTACTATGGTTCTGTAATTTTTGTTTCGTTCCATACGGCTTGCCATGCTTTTATGTCTCTGAATTATTCCTTCTAAAGGACAAGGGGTTTTAATTTTAAGCTTTAATGAAGATAAGTATTTTTTGCTTTCAATGATCAGATTATTACCGGTTTTTTTTTAGGTGTGATTTTAGGATTCTTTCTTCTTCTGTTTTTTTTTAATCACACAAAAGATGGAGCTTGTATGAGTTTAATCGTTTTTTTTGTTGGAAAAAGTAACTTATCGAATGGTTATACTAAGTGTCTCAAGGCAATTTGGTAAGCTTATGGTTTTTGGATTGGCATTGATCTAATAGCTTCTTCTATACTTTTGATTTTTGATAACAGATTGCGTTGATTAAATAACAGGAGAGTACCCTTTAATTACAGTTGTTTATCCCATGTATTATCTACTGATATAATACGTTATTTTTGTTTTGAAGACATTTTTTCTGGTCTCATGCGGGCCTGATTGGTTTAGTCTAGAGAATTTGGATGAATGTTTCGAAAGTCGGGCTTAAATGAGTTTTAGGCTCTACTTAGAGAGATTTTATTACCCGTTTACAGTCATTGTAAGTGGGGATTTATTGCAATTGTTTTTAAATAGATATGATTGATTTTGAAAATTCCTGCTTAGGATTTATATCGGTTGTAAAGCGTGTTTATGATTATCAATTTTGGCTCATAATTATATGATGATGAATAATTTACAGATATTGGGAGAGAGGTCTTTCAAACAGTTTTTTTTGCTGCTATGTATAGTATGCTTTGGCCTTGAATCCTACGGGCAGACGAAGGAATATGCTACTGTAACACCTAGTAGTGGAAGGAATGTCGCAGGATCTTTACTTACGGGGTTTGGAAACTATAATCCAACGACCAATGACAGTTATGCGCTGGTAACAAACCCCTTGAATGCAGGCGATGGAGATGAATCTACTTTTGCTTCACTTAGGGCCAGTAATTTGAATCTTTTAGTTGGTCAAATTTCGGGAGAAGCATGGGTTCAGATGAAGTTCCCAAGCAACCGTGGAGCCAATACGACGACTTATGTAAGGTTAGATGAAGTTACCGCAAGTGGTTTATCTGTTGATTTAATAGCAACCTTAGGCGGCTTATTAGGCTTACTCGAAAATGAGGTAATTATCCCAGAAGTATATACTGGGGCTACAGCGGGAGATATTGGGTCAATTATCCCTGCTTCGAACGTATCATCGACTTTTGTAAAGGACGGGGATGGGAATTTGTACTTGGCGGTTACATCTTCACAGGATTATAATTCGGTAAGGGTTAAGCTAAGAAATCAAGGAAGTTTATTAGGCTTATCCTTGGGTTCCTCATTTAATTTGAATGTTTACGATTCCTTTACGTTAGATGATCCTAGTTGCGGTGTTGCTATGTTCACTGACTTGGGACAGACTTCCGGCATCAATCTAAGTCTGTTGGGCAGTGATCCGGTTTTAAATGCCGAAAACGCCATAGATAATGATTTTTCTACATACTCAACTGTTTCTTATGGAGGGTTAATTAATGTTTCGGTTGCGGCTTCGGTATTTCAGACCTTTTATTTCAATGAGCTTTGGGCTCCCGAGGATTATTTCAAAGTTACTTTCGCAATAGACGGAGGACTGGTTGATTTAAACCTGTTGGGTGACTATGAGGTTAGGGCCTATGACGGCGATGAACTGGTTTATACCAATAAACTGAATTCAGGACTCGTAAATAATTTAGAGCTATTAGGTTTGATCCAGTCGGGGCAACCGGTTAATCTAGCTTTTGGGCCGGGGGTACCTTTTGACCGTATTGCAGTAGGATTGAATTCTACTGTGGCACTAGGGGTTGCCAGCTCTCCGTTGCGCATTTATGAAGTAGCCCGCTATGGTGCTTCTTGCCCAGACCCAGACCCTTTACCAGTTCCTGATGCAACAGATCCTATGCTTAGCAATAGGGATTGTGATGCTACTGTTCTTGATTTCGAGAATGCCAATTTCCCTTTCAATACAGTAGATGGAAATAATGATACTTTTACTACCCTACAGGCAGGTTCTGGGACACTTTTGGGGATAGGAGCATTTGATGGACAGATCCAGCTTGGGTTTGATCAGCGAAGTGCTGGAGCTACCTCTTATATACGTATTGATTTCGACGAGGAAGCACTTCTTGGGCTTCTGGACGGATCTTTAGGAGATGTTCTGAACACAGCCGGGGGATCCTTATTGGGTGGCAATAAACTATTTACTGTTGAAGCACTTAACGGCGCGTCAACTGTATTGTCAGCTTCTAGTGCCAATGGATTTTTTAACCAACCGGTACGTATAGTCCAGGATAAAAACAACCACTTCTATGTAGCCCTGACTCCAACAGGCGCTTACAACAGTGTAAGAGTGACACTGCAATACCCAGGTTTGATTGGTGGAGCTTCGGTGACTTCCATGAACGTCTATCACGTGTGCAGCTCCACAGGTTTTGAAGAATGCGAACAGGCATTTTTAACCTATGCTGAGTCCGAAGGCATTAGCCTTGATCTTTTGGGTCTTGGAGCAGCAGGAGTATCTGATGCAGGATTTGCCATTGACGGTAACCCTGCCACTGCATCCCAAATTAGTATTGGTGCAGCAGGACTGGGGGCCAGCATCTATCAATTTGTGGATTTCCATTCGCTTTCAGCATCAGCAGATCACTTCCGGGTGAAACTGGCCATGGAAGCAGATAATACGCTGACTGCCGAAGTGCTTGGCAGTATAGTGATCAAAGCATTTAATGGAGATACAGAAGTCTTCTCCCAAGAACTCAGGGATGGATTGATCTCCGGTCTGGATTTATTGGGCTTACTTCAAAGTGGAGGAACGCTTAATCTGCCATTTGGGCCGGGTCTTGCTTTTGATAGAGTTGCGGTTGGGATCGAGTCTCTCGTAAGTGCTAATGTGATAAGCAATCCGGTTAGCATATTCAGTATAGAGCGCTTCAGTGAAGCTTGCCCTGATCCGGAATTGGATATTCCAGCGGAAACGGATCCTCCGTTTAATGTTTCCGATTGTGCCGGGGAAGTAGTAAGCTGGGAAAATACCAATTTCCCATTGAATGCTATTGACGGACATAACGATACGTATGCCACTTTATATGCCAGTACAGGTCTAATTGTCGGTACGGGATACAGCAGTCATATAGAATTGAAATATGCGGCTCCTGTGGCTGCGGGTGAAACTTCCTATGTGCGTATAGAATTCGAAGATGATCAACTAAATGCCTTGCTTGGTGGAAGCTTGGGTTCTGACTTGGCTGATTTGCTTGGAACAGTGGTACTTGGAGACCATTATTTCACTGTCACTCCAAAAACAGCTGGTGGAACGGATCTTTACGAAGCCAGTAGTCAAAATGGTTTTGCAGGCCAGGATGTACGTGTAGTACAGGATGCCTCCGGCAGGTTCTATATTGCTTTCACTGCAGATCAGCCATACCAGTCAGTAAGGATTGACCATTACTTGTCAGCATTGCTTGGATTAGGAAATACCGCAACCATGCAGGTGTACAGCATGTGTAGAGAAACAGAGTTTGACCTTTGCGAGCAGGCTACCTTTACTGATTTTGATGGAGAAGGTATTGCTTTGGATTTGGTGGATATCACTCAAGGCGGAGTATTTAATCCACAGAATGCAATAGATGAAAACTCTTCAAACTACTCTACCATCAATTTAGGTGTAGCAGGAGTAGGGGCTTCTATCTACCAGAATATCTATTTCAAAACCAAGTCACAAACTTCTGATGCTTTACGTCTTAGGGTTCAACTGGATCAGCCTGGGATCTTAAACCTGGACATTGTAGGCTCTTACCGGGTGATTCTTTATAATGGCAATCAGGAAGTGTACAATGAATCACTTGAGAATGCGCTGATCAATAACATTGATTTGCTCGGTTTGCTTAATTCCGGCGGAATTCAAGAATTAACCATTGAGCCGGGTGTGGTCTATGACCGGGTAAGCTTTGGGCTTCAATCCCTAGTAGCGATTAATACCAGTGCCCCAATAAGACTTTACGGAGTTTCAAGAATCTCGGAAGATTGTCCGGATCCTGATGTGGCTGAACCGCCTTACTTGGATCCTGTATGTGCCGAGGAATTGATTAGTTCCCAGAATGCGGATAATCTTCAAAATCTTTTTGACGGTAACTTTAACAGCTTTGCGACCATCAATTCAAGTGGTGGGGCACTTGGAACTGGAATAGGTGCTTTCTCAGGTCATGTTAATCTAGGTTACGGTGATGGGGTAATAGTGCCGGCCGGCACTACTTCCTACATGAGAATAGACGCTGAAGATGGCTTGTTAAATGCTCTCTTGGGCGGTAGTATAGGAGGGATTTTAAGTGACCTGCTAAATACGGTTGTTCTTGGAAATCACTACTTTGACGTCAAGGCAATTGATGCAGGTGGCAACGAACTTTTCACCGCTAGTAGTTCTAATTCTTTCAATAGTTTTAATGACCAGGTAAAAATTGTTCAAGATGCACAGGGCAGATATTACTTAGCCATTACTCCAAACGCTGATTATAACAGTATAAGAGTTGAAGACCATACCGATGGAGGATTGTTTGGTCAAAATAATAGCATCAATATCTATGGTCTATGCTACGATGCTGGAGCAGAAGCCTGTGCTACGGGATTCACTACCTCTTTTGACGGATCAGGATTGACTTTGGGTGTTGGTTCTATCGGTAACTATGGTGTAACTAATCCTGAGAGGGTACTTGACAACAACAATAATGATGATTACTCAGAAATTAGTCTGGGCGCATTGTCTGTAGCAGGTTCTATACAGCAAAATGTTCAGTTCAGACAAACAATTCCTGCAGATGGTTCATTCAAAATCAAACTTGGTATAGGGACAGGTACTCTTGATTTAGGTATAATTGGAAGAATAGATGTCATCGGGTATTTGGATGGAGATGAAGTCTATGCTGAGACATTGGAAAGTGCGGTTATAGGAAATATCAATTTGGTAGATCTCTTTAACAATGGTGCCAATGAAGAAATCCGTGTTGCTCTGGGTGTAGAAGTAAATGAAGTAGCTATTCGCTATAGATCCTTAGCCGATGTTTCCTCGAATCCTTCTATTAGATTGTTTTACATTCTACAGGATTGCGAAACACCTACTTTCCAAAGCTGGAAAAGCTACGTCATCGAAGGGGATCCTGCGTTGACTTCGGTATCGGGTGGGGAGACTGTACAATATACTGTTCATGTAAGAAATACAGGAACAGTACCGATGACAGATTACCTGGTTACTGATGCTATTCCTGCCCATACTACGTATGTAGATGGAAGTGGAGGGGTGTTCGATGCCGGGGTAGTTACTTTTGACAACCTTGACATCGCTCCGGGAGCTACCGAGACGGTCAGCTTCAGTGTGTTGGTTGATGGAAATCTGACAGATGTTGAATTCATCTCCAATGTAGCCTTAGTCAAATCTCTACCTGAAGATCCTGGAACAGAGACTTACCCTCCTTTGGATAATGAAAACCCTACTGATCCTGATGAAACTGGCGATACCGGAACAGATATTCCAGTAGATCCAATCTTCTCAGCAGAAATCTGGAAAGCCGTGACTGTGGATGGAGATGCGTCTATGACCACCGTAAGCGGTGGCGAGACTTTAATCTATACTATTTTTGTAAGAAACACGGGGAATCAGGATCTAACTAATCTGACAATAAGTGATGAGCTTCCACTGGGTGTAAGCTACGTTTCCGGTGGCACTTTAGCAGGAAATACGGTAACCATCGCAGTAGCAGGAGTGGCAGTTGGCGAAACATCCTCTGTTGGCTCATTTACTGCAACTGTGGATGCAGATCTGACCGGAATAGATGAGATCAGAAATATTGCGATCCTTACTTCTTCAGACTTGCCTACAGGAATCGAATCTTATCCTCCTGTGGATAATGAGAATCCGATTGAACCTGATACATCGGCTGATCCGGGCACAGTAGTAGATGTTACTCCTGTCCATGCGATTAATTTTGCCAAAATTGGATTAAGCAATAATGCAGAGAGTGATGGAAAAGCTATAGTTGGGGATATTATCACCTATACCTTGACAGTTACCAATACCGGCAACAAAACTCTTACTGATATCTCAGTAGTGGATCAGATTCCGGCAAATACCACTGTAGTAGATAATGGTGGTGGAATTGCAGACGCAGGTACATTGACTTTTGATATTTCATCTTTGGCAGTTGGTGCCGAGGAAGAATTCACATTCACCGTTCAGGTGGATGCAGTGACGGGCTCGGATCCGATCATAAACATTGCGGAGGCATTCTATACGGATGAGGCAGGAGACAGTGCGTCTGAAACGGCACAGCATACTATGCTTACGGATTGTACGGCACTTGATGCGGGGAATATTGAATTGTCTGCAGACCAAGAAGTTATTTGTGAAGGAGAGAGTGCAACTCTTACTGCTTCATTGACCGGTGTTTCTATTGCTGATCCGATATTTAGATGGTACACTAATGAAGACCTGACAGGATCCTTCTTTGAGGGTAGCGAATATGTGGTGACTCCAACAGAATCTACGACTTACTATGTTACAGTGTCAGCTGATGGTTATTGCTTCAGCACTCCTGCGGCAACTACTTCCATTACAGTAAACGAACTTCCGGCAGTACCATCTACCAGTTCGGATGTGATCATTTCCGAAGGCTTTGGTACGATCTTAACAGCTGTTGTAGATCCACAGCCAGTTGGTGTTGAGATTGTATGGTACAATGAAGGCATGACAGAACTGGCAACAGGAAACTCGTATAACACAGGAGTGCTTTCAGCGGGTGTATATACTTATTATGCAGGCACAAGAAACACAGACACAGGATGTCTTTCCATAGGAACTACTGGTGTGACGGTTACAGTTGAGCCAGTTACTGCGGTTGAAGACTGTACGGTGGCCAACAGCCAGACCAATGGTGTCGTACAGTTATGCATAGGATGTGGGGTTCTAAATGCGGGCAATGCGGTTGACGGGAACATCACGACCCATAGTAGATTGACTGTAGGGGTTGGTGGATTAGGAGGTTCTGCGAATCAAACGTTAAGGTTCCCATCAGTTGGAGCAGCTGGTGATTCGGTTCAGCTGGAACTGGGAAGACCGGGAGGATTACTTGATCTGGGTGTTCTGGCGGCTTTAAGGATAACACTACTTAACGGATCTTCCGAAGTAGGACAGTTCGATCTTGACGCTGCCCTAGTAAGGCTTACTATACTTTCTGGAGATAGATATACTGCCACCTTTGCTGCCAGCGGAGCATTTGATGGAATCAGAATAAGTAACAGGTCAGGTGTATTGACTGCAGTATCAAGCATTGATGTCTATCAGGCTAGTATCCGGTTTGCAGCCCCTACAGCCATCACTGAGGATACTGAAGTCTGCCAGGGAGAAACGGCTGAT from Algoriphagus sp. NG3 encodes the following:
- a CDS encoding LytR/AlgR family response regulator transcription factor encodes the protein MDNKKAITSEIQSNLFIRENGWLTKITIDEIEFIQTEDINLRIHLKNKQYTLKNSVKELMGKLPENQFKKVHKFYIVNLKRVETIQRDEIKINRIRIPLTNYYYKEISKNINKKTN